Proteins encoded together in one Orbaceae bacterium lpD01 window:
- the cydD gene encoding cysteine/glutathione ABC transporter permease/ATP-binding protein CydD, with protein sequence MSLDKIKQKQLLKWLKQQASLDKTGLRLSVIAGLCTAILIIAQAWLLATILQLLIIDHAKPATLLPYILIFIVMVIGKALVSYLREQINFHVGLELRRRIRKQVLDKLELMGPAYLSQKTTGNWSTLLIEQIEDLQDFYARYLPQMKLATMVPILIVIAIFPINWVATLILLITAPLIPLFMVLVGMGAADVNRRHFLALGRLSGHFLDRLKSLNTIRLFGQGKQQADEIHQASEDFREKTMEVLRMAFLSSGVLEFFTSVSIAVVAVYFGFSYLGELHFGAYSLPVSLFAGFFALILAPEFFQPLRDLGSFYHAKAQAIAAADNLQTFLEQPTINQSNKPIQAAAVEDLRQIEAQDLVILSSDGQPLLGPISFSLKAQQHIALMGKSGAGKTSLINVLLGFLPYQGSLTINGIELNTLDLSAWREQISWLGQNPYLPANTVRENLLLANPNCDEARLNEVIRQAHLAEFIARLPEGLDTPIGDDSTRLSVGQAQRIALARALLKSSQLLILDEPTASLDNHSRDLINQALHQVAKGYTVITVTHQTADLTDVDEIWQLQHNHLHIQKVKS encoded by the coding sequence ATGTCACTGGATAAAATAAAGCAAAAACAGCTGCTGAAGTGGTTAAAACAACAAGCCAGTTTAGATAAAACTGGCTTGCGCCTTTCTGTGATTGCCGGCTTATGTACGGCTATCTTGATTATTGCACAGGCCTGGTTACTGGCGACAATCCTGCAGCTGCTGATCATTGATCATGCTAAACCCGCAACCTTACTCCCCTATATCCTGATCTTCATTGTCATGGTCATAGGTAAGGCGCTGGTGAGTTATCTGCGTGAACAGATCAATTTTCATGTTGGTTTAGAGCTACGTAGACGCATACGTAAACAGGTACTGGATAAACTTGAGTTGATGGGACCGGCTTATCTTAGTCAAAAGACGACCGGTAACTGGAGTACCCTGCTCATTGAGCAAATTGAAGACTTACAAGATTTTTATGCACGTTATTTGCCACAAATGAAATTAGCCACGATGGTGCCTATATTAATCGTTATCGCGATTTTCCCGATCAACTGGGTTGCCACACTAATTTTGTTAATAACAGCCCCGCTCATACCGCTATTTATGGTCTTAGTGGGTATGGGGGCAGCCGATGTGAATCGTCGCCACTTTTTAGCGCTAGGTCGCCTCAGCGGTCACTTTTTAGACCGTTTAAAAAGTCTCAATACCATTCGTCTGTTTGGCCAAGGTAAGCAACAAGCGGATGAAATTCATCAGGCTTCAGAGGATTTCAGAGAAAAAACCATGGAAGTCCTACGTATGGCATTCTTATCATCTGGGGTATTAGAGTTTTTCACCTCAGTATCAATTGCCGTTGTCGCCGTCTATTTTGGTTTTTCTTATTTAGGTGAGCTGCACTTTGGCGCCTATAGTCTCCCCGTCTCACTATTTGCTGGATTTTTTGCCCTGATTCTTGCCCCTGAATTTTTTCAGCCGTTACGTGATTTAGGGTCCTTCTATCATGCGAAAGCACAAGCGATAGCCGCTGCCGATAATTTACAAACGTTTTTAGAGCAACCCACTATCAATCAGTCAAATAAACCAATCCAAGCTGCCGCGGTCGAAGATTTAAGACAAATCGAGGCGCAAGACTTAGTGATTCTGTCAAGCGACGGTCAGCCGCTACTCGGCCCAATCTCGTTTTCACTCAAAGCCCAGCAGCATATAGCGCTGATGGGTAAAAGTGGCGCGGGAAAAACCTCGTTAATTAACGTACTATTAGGTTTCCTGCCTTATCAAGGATCACTAACCATCAATGGTATTGAACTCAATACGCTCGATCTCTCAGCCTGGCGCGAACAGATTAGCTGGCTTGGCCAAAATCCTTATCTACCGGCTAATACCGTGCGAGAAAACCTCTTATTAGCCAATCCAAACTGTGATGAAGCCCGTCTTAATGAAGTCATTAGACAAGCACATTTAGCTGAATTTATCGCGCGCTTGCCAGAAGGCCTCGATACCCCAATTGGGGACGATAGTACACGCCTATCGGTTGGACAAGCACAACGGATTGCACTGGCCAGAGCATTACTCAAATCAAGCCAACTCTTGATTCTCGATGAGCCCACCGCCAGTTTAGATAATCACAGCCGTGATCTGATTAATCAAGCTCTGCATCAAGTAGCCAAAGGTTATACCGTTATCACCGTAACACATCAAACAGCTGATCTGACCGATGTCGATGAAATTTGGCAGTTACAACACAACCATTTACACATCCAAAAGGTCAAATCATGA
- the cydC gene encoding cysteine/glutathione ABC transporter ATP-binding protein/permease CydC, which yields MKVLLPFLKLYRRYIASMLLGMLLALVTLLASLFLLSLSGWFLAATAAVGFAGLYTFNYMLPAAGVRGAAILRTVSRYAERLVSHNTTFKILSFLRTLAFNKILPLSPAQLQQYQKADLLNRFIADIDHLDHFYLKLLSPLISALLVTATIFVSLSYFDYSLACLISIVLLATILITPFIFYRAGKPIGQQLAQQKSDYRQHVVGYLQGQAELTLFSAQARFRQQLDAAEAEWLVSQKRQSTLNSLAQSLILMIIGLLTAAVLWLCIGGIDHYDSPISALFVFICLASGEMLAPIPGAFVYLGQVIASATRVTQLFEQKSTILFPTEGKPAISDKIAVTLTNICFNYPKQMAPILDNASIWVDAGQHIALIGQTGCGKSTTLKLITRDWDPQQGQILLNGIDIKAFDEPTLRSMMAVVPQRIDILSDTLRNNLLIGDIKATDMQLIEVLKQVELDKLLDSEAGLSIWLGESGRTLSGGEKRRIGIARALLHQAPLVLMDEPTESLDSETEAQIIQLIGQVYANKTLLMVTHRLTQHQMFDRVYRLDEGHYTATS from the coding sequence ATGAAAGTCTTATTGCCCTTTTTAAAACTCTATCGTCGCTATATTGCGAGTATGTTACTGGGTATGCTACTCGCTTTGGTCACACTACTGGCAAGTCTATTTCTGCTCAGTTTATCGGGTTGGTTTTTAGCGGCAACAGCTGCGGTTGGTTTTGCGGGACTTTATACCTTTAATTATATGCTGCCAGCCGCTGGGGTGCGAGGTGCGGCGATCTTAAGAACCGTGTCACGCTATGCCGAAAGATTGGTTAGCCATAATACCACCTTTAAAATTCTCTCATTTTTGCGCACACTGGCGTTTAATAAAATTCTGCCTTTAAGTCCGGCGCAGCTCCAGCAATATCAAAAAGCCGATCTATTAAATCGCTTTATTGCCGATATCGATCATTTAGATCACTTCTATCTCAAATTACTCTCGCCATTAATTTCGGCGCTACTCGTGACTGCTACCATTTTTGTTAGCTTAAGCTATTTCGACTACTCATTGGCTTGCCTTATCTCGATTGTGTTGCTCGCAACAATACTGATAACCCCGTTCATCTTTTATCGCGCAGGTAAACCGATTGGTCAACAACTCGCTCAGCAAAAAAGTGATTATCGCCAGCATGTTGTCGGCTATCTACAAGGACAAGCAGAATTAACCTTATTCAGCGCACAAGCACGTTTTCGTCAACAATTGGATGCGGCTGAAGCCGAGTGGCTGGTAAGCCAAAAACGCCAATCGACGTTAAATAGTCTGGCACAAAGTTTAATTTTAATGATTATCGGTCTGTTAACCGCCGCCGTGCTTTGGTTGTGTATTGGCGGAATTGACCACTATGATTCGCCGATCAGCGCGCTATTTGTGTTTATCTGTCTTGCCAGTGGTGAAATGCTGGCGCCGATACCCGGTGCGTTTGTCTATTTAGGTCAAGTGATTGCCTCTGCCACGCGCGTGACACAATTATTTGAGCAAAAATCGACCATCCTCTTTCCCACCGAAGGCAAACCTGCCATTAGCGATAAGATTGCCGTCACGCTAACGAATATTTGTTTCAACTATCCCAAGCAAATGGCTCCCATATTAGATAATGCATCCATTTGGGTTGATGCCGGCCAACATATTGCGCTGATCGGTCAAACCGGTTGCGGAAAATCAACGACTTTAAAATTAATCACCCGTGACTGGGATCCTCAGCAAGGTCAAATTTTACTTAATGGTATTGATATTAAGGCATTTGATGAACCGACTTTGCGCAGCATGATGGCCGTTGTGCCACAACGCATCGATATTTTAAGTGATACCTTACGTAATAACTTATTGATTGGCGATATCAAGGCAACCGATATGCAGTTAATTGAGGTATTAAAGCAGGTTGAACTCGATAAACTGCTCGATAGCGAAGCCGGTTTATCAATCTGGCTCGGTGAGAGTGGCCGCACACTTTCAGGCGGCGAAAAACGCCGTATCGGTATTGCCAGAGCACTACTTCACCAAGCCCCATTAGTGCTGATGGATGAGCCGACTGAAAGTCTGGATAGTGAAACCGAAGCCCAAATTATTCAGCTTATCGGTCAGGTCTATGCGAATAAGACGCTATTGATGGTGACTCATCGGCTTACCCAGCATCAAATGTTTGATCGTGTCTATCGACTTGATGAAGGCCACTATACCGCCACATCTTAA